A single window of Bombus affinis isolate iyBomAffi1 chromosome 15, iyBomAffi1.2, whole genome shotgun sequence DNA harbors:
- the LOC126924941 gene encoding tyrosine-protein phosphatase non-receptor type 9 — protein MAATLTVEQEQATKEFIEAVNKCRAGRRAGPVSWSTAVKFLTARKFEVARALALYEQHEATRRREGLALLYPTQEPLLSELRTGKFTVLPSRDATGAAIAIFTAHLHLPQNTTHQTTLQGVVYQLDAALESVETQKHGLVFIYDMSDSKYQNFDYDLSQKILTLLKGGYPAKLKKVLIVTAPLWFKAPFKILRLFVREKLRDRVFTVSIPQLTLHIPRESLPHRLGGTLEIQHEAWLLHCLKSMTNRGGGELCEVTPRVGTPLSPTLKNHTVQNPNGTTVSSSTSPIIDKNKVKNGISNIGDIEITNGDIWMGTDEAPSPVQPPSSASSGFSDDDSLHGDLGIQAVTMEQLIEEIHSRGRAGLIAEYTEIRQRPPEGSFNNAKLRSNQSKNRYTDVLCYDHSRVCLSQVDGDATSDYINANFVDGYKQKNAFISTQGPLPKTCGDFWRMIWEQQTLVVVMTTRVVERGRTKCAQYWGPEPGDEVQAGGFTVTTLEVDTNPEYTISMLLLTNNKTDEAREVCHTLYTAWPDYGVPQSARALLQFLALVRQQQNKLLASRGDTWAGHPRGPPIVVHCSAGIGRTGTFCTLDICISRLEDTGTVDIRGTVEKIRAQRAYSIQMPDQYVFCHRALAEYALSRGILSSQHLAMLPPTVEEDSD, from the exons ATGGCAGCCACGTTAACTGTCGAGCAAGAACAG GCCACGAAAGAATTTATAGAAGCAGTTAATAAATGCCGGGCTGGAAGAAGAGCCGGTCCAGTATCGTGGAGCACGGCTGTGAAATTTTTAACAGCGAGGAAATTCGAAGTTGCGAGAGCATTAGCGTTGTACGAACAGCACGAAGCCACCAGAAGGCGAGAGGGTCTTGCACTTTTGTATCCTACTCAGGAACCTTTGCTCAGTGAATTACGCACAGGAAAATTTACAGTTTTA CCTTCGAGGGACGCTACAGGGGCAGCCATAGCTATTTTTACAGCACATTTACACCTTCCACAAAATACCACGCACCAGACAACGTTACAA GGTGTGGTGTACCAGTTAGATGCAGCGCTAGAAAGTGTAGAAACTCAAAAGCACGGTCTGGTTTTTATTTATGACATGTCGGATAGCAAATACCAGAATTTCGACTATGACCTCTCCCAAAAGATTCTCACCCTCTTAAAG GGTGGTTATCcagcaaaattaaaaaaagtcTTAATAGTGACTGCACCGCTGTGGTTCAAAGCACCCTTCAAGATCCTTCGATTATTCGTGCGTGAAAAGTTGAGGGACAGAGTATTCACCGTATCCATTCCTCAATTAACGTTACATATCCCGCGGGAATCATTACCGCATCGCTTGGGCGGCACATTGGAGATACAGCATGAGGCATGGCTTCTCCACTGTCTTAAATCCATGACAAACAGGGGAGGGGGTGAGCTTTGTGAG GTTACCCCTAGAGTGGGTACTCCTCTTTCGCCCACATTGAAAAACCACACGGTTCAAAATCCCAATGGAACTACGGTCAGTAGCTCAACTAGTCCTATAATCGAtaaaaacaaagttaaaaatggTATCTCcaatattggagatatcgagatTACGAATGGTGATATCTGGATGGGAACCGATGAGGCACCATCTCCAGTACAGCCTCCGTCCTCAGCTAGTTCAGGGTTTAGCGACGACGATAGCTTACACGGGGATCTCGGCATTCAGGCCGTTACCATGGAACAACTGATCGAAGAGATTCATTCGAGAGGACGCGCAGGTCTCATAGCGGAGTACACGGAAATTAGGCAAAGACCGCCCGAAGGTTCCTTCAATAATGCAAA ATTAAGATCGAATCAGTCGAAGAACCGGTACACAGACGTGCTTTGCTACGATCACAGTAGGGTATGCCTGTCGCAAGTAGACGGGGACGCTACATCAGATTACATAAATGCTAATTTTGTTGACGGTTACAAACAGAAGAACGCGTTTATTAGCACACAGGGTCCGCTGCCGAAAACTTGCGGTGATTTCTGGAGAATGATTTGGGAACAGCAAACGCTCGTTGTCGTTATGACCACAAG AGTGGTGGAAAGAGGTCGCACGAAATGTGCACAATATTGGGGTCCGGAACCGGGAGACGAAGTACAAGCGGGAGGTTTTACAGTAACCACTCTTGAGGTCGATACGAATCCCGAGTACACGATATCGATGCTTCTTCTTACAAACAACAAG ACTGACGAGGCAAGGGAAGTTTGCCATACGCTGTACACCGCGTGGCCAGATTATGGTGTCCCACAATCGGCCAGAGCTCTGTTACAGTTTCTAGCCTTAGTAAGACAACAACAAAATAAATTACTTGCTAGTAGAGGGGATACGTGGGCTGGACATCCGCGAGGACCTCCTATAGTTGTTCATTGCAGTGCCGGAATAGGAAGGACAG GAACATTTTGCACATTAGATATTTGCATATCGCGACTAGAAGATACTGGAACTGTAGACATTCGTGGAACTGTGGAAAAAATCCGAGCACAGAGGGCCTACAGTATTCAAATGCCAGACCAATACGTTTTCTGTCATCGTGCTCTGGCAGAGTATGCGCTTTCCAGAGGCATACTTAGTTCACAACATCTTGCTATGTTACCTCCAACCGTAGAAGAAGATTCTGATTAG